Proteins encoded together in one Telopea speciosissima isolate NSW1024214 ecotype Mountain lineage chromosome 4, Tspe_v1, whole genome shotgun sequence window:
- the LOC122657791 gene encoding monothiol glutaredoxin-S2-like: MERLSMLSKQNPVVIFSKSSCCMSHTLKTLICNYGANPLVYELDEEPKGRELENALMRLGCNPVVPVVFIGGQLVGGANEVMERQMNGTLRNMLIQANAIWV; encoded by the coding sequence ATGGAGAGACTGTCGATGTTGTCCAAACAAAACCCAGTGGTGATCTTCAGCAAGAGCTCTTGTTGCATGAGCCACACTCTCAAGACTCTCATATGCAACTATGGGGCCAACCCTTTGGTCTACGAGCTTGATGAGGAGCCAAAAGGAAGGGAATTGGAAAACGCACTCATGAGGCTAGGCTGTAACCCAGTTGTTCCAGTTGTGTTCATAGGCGGGCAATTGGTTGGCGGAGCGAATGAGGTCATGGAGCGGCAGATGAATGGTACCCTTAGAAATATGCTCATCCAAGCAAATGCGATATGGGTTTAA
- the LOC122657789 gene encoding monothiol glutaredoxin-S2-like, with protein MEKVSMLSKQKPVVIFSKSSCCMSHTLKTLICNYGANPLIYELDEDPKGRELENSLMRLGCNPVVPVVFIGGQLIGGANEVMERQMNGTLKNMLIQANAIWV; from the coding sequence atggagaaagTGTCGATGTTGTCCAAACAAAAGCCAGTGGTGATCTTCAGCAAGAGCTCTTGTTGCATGAGCCACACTCTCAAGACTCTCATCTGCAACTACGGGGCCAACCCTTTGATCTACGAGCTTGATGAGGACCCAAAAGGACGGGAATTAGAAAACTCACTCATGAGGCTAGGGTGTAACCCAGTCGTTCCAGTTGTTTTCATAGGCGGACAATTGATTGGGGGAGCGAATGAAGTCATGGAGCGTCAGATGAATGGTACTCTCAAAAATATGCTCATCCAAGCAAATGCAATATGGGTTTAA